The genomic interval AACCAAGTAGATCCAAAAGAACAGAAGTATATTCATCAAAATGGAAAAGTTgagttaaaagaaaaggaatagaaaaaacacaccTCTTTGCACGTtgggcctcctctcctcgtccACTCCCTCTCCCAACCCTTCGGACGGACGCtctgaggaaaaaaaacaaaaaaaaaaggaaagaaatttTCCTCCCACCCTGGCATCTCCTCTCCACCCACCGGCTCCCTCGACaatgccgccgcggcgcgcgcgggcgcgcggcggccgccgtcgctgctaGATCCCCgtcgtccccgcgcgcgcgcgcgcgaatCGCCTTCGCCTCGCGGTGGACCAGGAGCCCGGGAGGCCGGCGGCCAATGCGCGAGCGCGCCCGGCCTGGGCGCGGGAGAGGACGCGTGTcaccgatgccgccgccgccgccgcccggcgagGACGCGGAAACGGTGTCCTCCTGCAGCGGCGCTGATGAGGGAGAGGGGCAGGGGAACGAGCAGCAGCGCGCGGAGCGGGTGCTCCACAATGGGGACCTGTATACGGGGcagtggcgcggcggcgcgccccaCGGCGCGGGGAAGTACCTGTGGGCGGACGGGTGCATGTACGAGGGGGAGTGGCGGCGCGGGAAGGCcacggggagggggaggtTCTCGTGGCCGTCGGGCGCCACCTACGAGGGGGAGTTCCTGGACGGGTTCatgcacggcgccggcgcctacGTGGGCGCCGCCGGGGACACCTACCGCGGCGCCTGGGCCAAGAACCTCgagcacggcgccggcgagaagCGCTACGCCAACGGGGACTGCTACGACGGCGAGTGGCGCGCGGGGCTCCCCGAGGGGTGCGGCCGATACGCCTGGCGCGACGGCACCGAGTAcgccggcggctggcgcgCGGGGCTCATCCACGGCCGCGGCGCCCTCGTCTGGGCGAACGGCAACCGCTACGACGGCGGGTGGGAGGGCGGCCGCCCCCGCGGGCAGGGCACGTTCCGGTGGGCCGACGGCAGCCTGTACGTCGGGTTCTGGGGACGCGAggcgaccggcggcgccgtccagCAGAAGGGTGTGTACTACCCGTccccggcggccgcgggcgaGTCCCGTGACCCGAGGGAGGTGTTCGCGAGGGAGCTGCCGGAGTGCGTCCGCTCCGGCATGGAAGGGCAGTCGGCGCTCCCGTCGCTGAGGTCGCTGAAATGGCTGGCTCGGTCGATCAGTGGCCGCGGGAGCTCGTCGTCCGGTCGGAGCAATGGCTCCGGCGTGGGCGTGGTGCCCCTCTGGGGCTCCGACGGGGAAGTCAAGTGCGACATTGCCGACGACTGGAGACGCCGGAGCAGCgtgagggaggggaggggaccgccgccgctgccgccgcacgTCGACAagggggcgccgccgcgggcgttGAAGCGGCAGGGGGTAACCATTGCCAAAGGGCACAAGAACTACGAGCTCATGCTCAACCTGCAGCTCGGGATCAGGTGCGTTTCTTTTCTGCGATTACTATCTCTTGATTGCATTAGCAATGTTCCAATTTGTTTCAGGTGaggaatttaaaaatatcaattaggCAAATCTCCCATAAAACAATCGTGTTGTCATCTCGTTGGTAAACAACAAATGGGCATTTCAACAAACTATTTGGTAAACAACAAATGGGCATTGCCTACAATGCAGAAAGACTTTCAGCCATGTCTTCTAAGACACAAAAATTGTTGGCATGCATCGATATTGTGGACATCTAACAAAGTATATGAGACTGCGTGTAGAGTAATGATTTGAACACAATTTGATGATTTAGCTGAGGGATTTTTGTGAACTATTGCGGCATTTTGTTCATCTTGACACTGCCCCACTAGTTCTTTTATCCTAAACCATAGTATCAACAGTTATTCATGTGAGTATTATCATTGAACTTTCTTCATTACCAATCTTTGTGTCTTCAACAATTCATTTACAAACTGAGAttttttgatcttttttttaaaaaaaaaaacttgtaaaaCTTAGTACTACTCCACTACgtaaaacaaatttctagTTCTTTCTTACCATTTTTAGAAAAGATAATCATTGTGATAGTAAGATTGATATATTTCTTTCGAACAGAAGAAGTAACTTATTATCCCTGAATATGCTTAATGTACACAGGCATGCAGTAGGAAGGCAAGGCCAGGTTATATTAGACCTGAAATCATCAGCTTTTGACCCAAAGGAAAAAGTATGGACAAAATTCCCTCCAGAAGGCTCAAAATACACCCCTCCACACAACTCTTCTGATTTCCGATGGAAGGATTACTGCCCAAAGGTGTTCCGGTTGGTTATCACTCCCACAAGAGAGAGACATGTTATAAATTAGTAACTATTTATCGATTCATCCATGTCAACATGCCCATTTGTTCTGAACCAAATTACAGGACACTGCGCAAGCTGTTTAAGGTTGACCCAGCTGACTACATGTTATCCCTTTGTGGAGATGAGGCTCTCCGTGAACTCTCGTCCCCTGGTAAAAGTGGAAGCTTCTTTTACTTGACAAATGACGATCGCTACATGATAAAGACAATGAAGAAGTCTGAAGTAAAGGTTGTCCACTGCTGTCTTTGTTCAAATGCTATTTGAGCTTTCTATATTTAGGAGTTCTATTCTGAATACATGGACAAACTTTGCCACACAGATACTTCTGAAGATGCTTCCAGCTTACTACAATCATGTTCGGGCATTCGAGGATACCCTAGTGACAAAGTTTTTTGGCCTACATTGTGTGAAGTTGGCTGGAGCAAACCAGAAAAAGGTTAGAAAAGTATATAACTATCCATCTTCATGCTAATATGTTTGCCTGATTGTTTGCTGCTGTACTATACCAGGTTCGTTTTGTCATAATGGGAAATCTTTTCTGCTCTGATCACACCATTCATAGGCGATTTGACCTGAAAGGATCATCTCTTGGCCGTACAACTGACAAACCACTGGCAGAGATTGATGAGTACACAACTCTGAAAGATCTTGATCTTAATTTCATCTTTCGGTTACAAAAACAATGGTTCCAAGAGTTCCAAAGGTGCTAAGTGCAACTCATACATCTTACGTAATTTCTGTATAACCATCTATTCCTTGTGCTAATGAAAATTAAATCTTTTGAAGCAGGCAAGTAGACAAGGACTGCGAGTTTCTTGAGCATGAGAAGATCATGGATTACAGTCTTTTAGTGGGTGTACATTTTAGAGGTAAGAAAGATATGCCTGCTTCTAACAATTGGTTGGCAGTCTTAATACTGACCTATTTACCTGGATTTAAAAGGTGCCGTTGATATTGATGGTGACGAACCTGCAACACCACGCCTTTCAAGATGGGACAGGGATCACTTTCTTTCTGATCCAAACAGGTCAGCGAGATACTAAACTATTCTTTTCTCAGCTATAGCACAGTCCTAGTTATAGTTATTTTCCTCATCCTAAATCATTCAGTTGGTATGTAATACCTCcagtccaaaatataagcatttctgcaTGTTTGtcaaaataaatctagacattaTGTCCAGTGTGCAGATTCATGTTGAGAAACGcgtagaaatgcttatatgttagaacagaggtagtatgtGGTACGAGAATCCAACTCATCGTTAGGTTGATTCATGCTACAGCCGTCTAAATTTGATAATTGATATGCTTTCTACCAGTAATTTCTGCTAATCATTTTTCGATGTACAAGTTCACTATAGTATTCTGTTTGGGAGATTCGTACTCCAGAGCAGAAAGTACTTTTGGTTTATTATCTcactttttataaatttttggtgaaTGGTACATGTGATGGTAATGCTAAGAAATGTAAATCCCACAAGTATCAGACAGATTGTCCAACAGTTCATTGCAGTTGTCCAATTGAAACTGAGTTCTATGTATATTTGGAACATTATTATAACGCAGCAAATCTGACTTCAGGTGGTCGAAGATTAAACTTGGGGCAAACATGCTGTCAAGGGCTGAACTGACAATCAGAAAGAATGAAGGTGATGTCATTGGACAGCCAACTGGGCAGTACTGCGATGTTATATTGTATTTTGGGATAATAGACATACTTCAAGACTACGATATCGGCAAAAAGATTGAGCATGCTTACAAGTCTTTCCAATATGACTCAACATCCATTTCAGCAGTAGACCCAAGACAGTATTCCAAGCGATTCAAAGATTTCATATACAAAGCATTCCAAGAAGACCGAGTAGACAGCTGAAAGTTTATTGAGACCTGATGGAGCCCCAGAAGTGAAGATGCGCTTCGCAAGGCCAAAGATCAAGCTGATCACTGAGCAGCACGGCGTTACACATGCTTCATGCTTGCATATTCGACATTTCGATTCCCTGCACCAATCTGATCAACTGGAATTCAGCTGCTTTTGTAGAAGTTGTCAGGAGTTGCTGGAGCACCTGCAGGCTGTCCACGCCTTCAGGAATCGGTATTGACTTTCCTGTAAATATGAGTAGCTACGTACATACACACGGAGTTCACTAATATTTGCAAGAGTAGATGTAACTTACAGGTTCAAATTATACATAGAAACATGTAATCAGGGGGGGTGCACAAGCCAGTCAGAGGTTGTAAAATGTAAATGCTTTTTTGCCTGAGAAATCCATTCTTTCATGAATTGAAACCTTTGACATATTGGAAGGAAATTCTTCAATCCTTTATTTTGCGAGACATTTAGTGGATGATGTTGTGCCAAAAATCCAAACAGTGAACATcaacctattttttttttcgatcaTGGCTCTGAAACAAATTGATTGTGCCCCTCTTAATTCCTCTCTTGATGCTACAAAatgtgatgaactgatgatgGTGTCTCAGAATGTGAGCTGTAAGAAACATGATCATTTTGTCCCAGCTAATTTTCCGGATGGAATATAATCTGGTGATGATGTATTGACAATGACAATGCCTTTGCTACTTGCTCACTCCCCAAGCTGATGCAATTGTCAGATGACGCCACTGGGCACTGTTTGCAGCTTGGGCATCAACATTTGGTCTGCTTGCAGGTCTGATTCTGATGATGACAATCTGCTTTAAGCCAAAAACACAGTACTAGCACGCAGTGTGTGTACCTGTGGTCGTGAAAGAGACAGATCAAACATCTATGTCTAATAAGATTTCAACTGTAGGTTATAGAATGCAACCCCATAATAATGTTAAGGACTTGTTTAATTCCCAAGAATTTtctctcaaaaacatcacatcgaatatttagatatctaaatagagcattaaatatagatgaaacaaaaaactaattgcataattataagagaaatcatgagataaatcttttgagcctaattaatccatcattagccataagtgatacagtaacctatatgtgttaatgacgacttaattaggctcaaaacattcgtctcgcggtttacaggctagccgtgaaatttgttttttcatttatgtccaaaaacctcgtataacattcggtcaaacttttgatgtgatatccaatttttttttcaccagctaaacaccccctaagttGTGGGCAGGGTAGGGGTAGGTATTTTGGGTCTTTTAGAAATTTCAGTTATATACCGAAGACCGGAATGCACTTGAAAATAGTTAAGACCGAGCTATCGGGGTTCAGATAGTTTAGTTCGGTCTTCTATCATGACCGAAATAGCTGACAGTTTCAGCATATCAAAAAATGACATAAATCacaatcttttttcttttgcaaaatcgCCCTCTTGAAGGACATGTTTTGGTACTAGTATATCACATGATAATAGCAAACGATATATAAGCCACCAAATCAGAAATCACCAAGATGGCATCAAAATAATTCCAACTTAATATTAACGGTCACATGCGATACTTGATCGGCTTGCAGTTTCGGTCCATTCAGTTAGTTCGGTTAATCAAGACTAATGAACAACTTGATTGTATTAAATTTGGTTAATCAGAAGTTCTTAAATTTGGCCAGTCAGAAGTTGAGACCGGTCTCAATTATTTTGGTTTCCTCTTTTAATTTGAGTCTATTTTTCCACACCTAAGCAAGGGAAGTGAGATGAAATGTTTGGTTCAAGAATCTATATCAATTGAGAAAATTCCTTACATAACCACGAGATTTTTCTCAATCTTATCCTCAATTTTGTCCAATCCTCTAGACTTCTACGTGCCTCTAAGTATTCATTTTGATCCCTTCTATACCCACAATGCGAATTAACTGTTAGTTgaccattattttttcatccGAATGATTATAGTGCCCCTCTCCAATACTTGATGAATTTgagaactttttaaaaatttaaatattttcaaaccaaattttatgaattttgaaCAACATTGTTACCAATATTCAAaccaaataaaagataattttggtATTCAATTTCTCAGTGAAAATCTTGTGTGgatttaatcatttttaaaactggttcaaaaattaaatttgtttttcaaaattggcatcaaacaattttgtgacatttgattttattataaagtaaaaaagtcaCAATGATACtcgtattttttaagtagGTTGCGCATAGGTGTGAGAGAGgcaatatagttattttagaaaaaaaataacggCCAACTAACATAATAGGGATACATGGGATTAAAGCAAAAACTCATTGACATGCAAGGGACGCACAAAATTCAGaggcataaaaaaaattgagggaAAACTCGTGGGCACATAAGAAATTTTCTCTATACCTTTTATATAGTTGGCACCTACTTTTATAAAAGTTCAACATACAAACATGGCACGTTATCACTA from Oryza brachyantha chromosome 3, ObraRS2, whole genome shotgun sequence carries:
- the LOC102703570 gene encoding phosphatidylinositol 4-phosphate 5-kinase 6-like produces the protein MRERARPGRGRGRVSPMPPPPPPGEDAETVSSCSGADEGEGQGNEQQRAERVLHNGDLYTGQWRGGAPHGAGKYLWADGCMYEGEWRRGKATGRGRFSWPSGATYEGEFLDGFMHGAGAYVGAAGDTYRGAWAKNLEHGAGEKRYANGDCYDGEWRAGLPEGCGRYAWRDGTEYAGGWRAGLIHGRGALVWANGNRYDGGWEGGRPRGQGTFRWADGSLYVGFWGREATGGAVQQKGVYYPSPAAAGESRDPREVFARELPECVRSGMEGQSALPSLRSLKWLARSISGRGSSSSGRSNGSGVGVVPLWGSDGEVKCDIADDWRRRSSVREGRGPPPLPPHVDKGAPPRALKRQGVTIAKGHKNYELMLNLQLGIRHAVGRQGQVILDLKSSAFDPKEKVWTKFPPEGSKYTPPHNSSDFRWKDYCPKVFRTLRKLFKVDPADYMLSLCGDEALRELSSPGKSGSFFYLTNDDRYMIKTMKKSEVKILLKMLPAYYNHVRAFEDTLVTKFFGLHCVKLAGANQKKVRFVIMGNLFCSDHTIHRRFDLKGSSLGRTTDKPLAEIDEYTTLKDLDLNFIFRLQKQWFQEFQRQVDKDCEFLEHEKIMDYSLLVGVHFRGAVDIDGDEPATPRLSRWDRDHFLSDPNRWSKIKLGANMLSRAELTIRKNEGDVIGQPTGQYCDVILYFGIIDILQDYDIGKKIEHAYKSFQYDSTSISAVDPRQYSKRFKDFIYKAFQEDRVDS